TCCATCGACACCTGCACGAACTCCTCGAAATCCAGCGTCAGGTCCGGGTCGCCGAAACCGAGAATCACGTTGGTCCAGTGGAAGATTCGCTGATGATCGTCCTCCGGAATCCCCATCATGTCGCAGATGACCTGCAGCGGCAGCGGTCCGGCGAGTTCGGTGACCAGGTCGGCCTGTCCGTCGGGATGATTCGCGATCAACGACGTGACCAGCCGGTGCGCCCGCTCGCGCACCGACGCCTCGATCCGGGCCACCACTTTCGGGGTGAACGCCCGGCTCACGATCGAGCGCAACCGCTGGTGTCGCGGATCGTCGAGCACGATCATCGAACCGAAGTACTGCGCCAGCTCCGGCAGTTGGTCGTTGACCGTGATGCCGCCCGCGGAGCTGAAGATGTCGGGATGACGGCTGGCGAAGTGGACGTCGTCGAGTTTGGTCAGCGCCCAGTACCCGGCGCCGGAGTCGAAACCCTCCATCTGGATCGCGGGCCAAAAAGAGATCGGGGCCTCCCGGCGCAGCGCGGCGAACGCGGCGTCACGGATGTCGTCGCCGCGCGCCCAGAAATCGAGCGCCTCGAGATGCACATCGGCAAGAGACATCTCGGGCGGGGGCGCCCCGTTCGGTCGCATCAGTGCGTACAGACGGTTCTCGCTGGCACCCCGGTGGTCGCCGTCGCGGCGCTGACCAGATTGCCGTCGACAAAGATCTTGCAGGAAATGGGCCCCGGCCCTTGGGCGCTCAACGCGAACACCTGACCGCCGAACCCGGTGAACTCCGTCGACCAGGGCAGCGAAGCATTCACCTGATGCAGCTGCCCGGTGTCGGTCTGGTAGTAGATGAACTGGGCGACCGCGGGCCCGTTGACCTCGTAACGGACCTTGGGCATTTGGGGAATCGCGTAGGCGACACCGCAGGCATTGGCAAACCCGAGACCGACGGCCAACAACACTGAAGGCCCAGCGAGGTGCTTTTTCATGAATTGCATCGTGTCACCACCGGCGACGCTAGGGAAGCTTAATGTGAAGTTCCAAAGCGGGGGCTGATGACCGGAAAGGTGGCGTAACGCATGGCGGGACACGACTCAAAACGTGTGGTGGTGTTTGGCACGGGATTCGTCGGCAAAATGGTGATCCCCGAGATCGTCAAACACCCCCTGTTCGAGTTGGTGGGTGTCGGAGTCAGTAACCCAAACAAGGTCGGCCGCGACGTCGGCGAAATCTGCGGCCTGTCCGAAAAAATCGGCCTCGCCGCGACCGACGACATCGACGCCCTGATCGCGCTGAAACCCGACGCGCTGGTGCATTACGGCCCGACGGCCATGCACGCCAAAGAGAACATCGCGCTGATCACCAAATTCCTGCGGGCCGGCATCGACGTCTGCTCGACGGCGATGACACCGTGGGTGTGGCCGACGATGCACCTGAACCCGCCGAACTGGATCGCGCCCATCACCGAAGCATGCGAGCTGGGCGAATCGTCCTGCTTCACCACCGGCATCGATCCCGGATTCGCCAACGATCTGTTTCCGATGACGCTGATGGGTCTGACGTCGGAAGTGCGCCGGGTGCGGGCCTCCGAGCTGCTCGACTACACCAACTACGAGGGCGACTACGAGTTCGAGATGGGCATCGGGCGCGAGCCGGAGTTCAAGCCGATGCTCGAAGACCGCAACATGCTGATCTTCGCGTGGGGCGCCACCGTCCCGATGATCGCGCACGCCGCCGGCATCATGCTCGACGAGATCACCACCACCTGGGATAAGTGGGTGACGCCGACCGAGCGAAATTCGGCTCGCGGCGTCATCAAACCGGGCCACGTTGCCGCCGTCCGGTTCACCATCAACGGCGTCTACCAGGGCGAAACCCGCATTCAGCTCGAACACGTCAACCGCATCGGCCGCGACGCCGCCCCGGACTGGCCCACCGGGCACGACAACGACGTCTACCGCGTGGACATTGAGGGCACCCCGAGCATCTTCCAGGAGACCGCGTTCCGGTTCACCGACGGCTCGGGCCGTGACGCGGCCGCGGCCGGGTGCCTGGCGACCGGGCTGCGGGCACTGAACGCGGTGCCGGCCGTCAACGAGCTGCGTCCCGGCTGGGTGACCCCGCTGGACCTGCCGCTCATCGCCGGAGCAGGCAATATACGCTGATCACAGCGGACACTGCGCCCGATTCGTATACAGCTAATGCATAGCCAGCGCAGAGACTGGCTATAGGTGTAAGCGGCAAAATCGGGTGCAGGCGGATGCGGGGGCATTCCGCTTGACGACGGGGATTGGACCATGGCAGACGGAGCTACGCCGGCGCTGGGTCTGTCGGTTGGCGCCACGAACTTCGCCGCGGTCACCGCCGACCACGCGATCACCCGCAAGCCCGTCCTCACGCTCTACCGCGACCGTCTGCCCGAGATCGGCATCCCGGCGGAAAACCCGCGGCTGGACCGGCCGGGCCTGGTCATCACCAATTTCGTCGACCGCGTCGGCGACCCGGTCGGTATCGTGGCGGCCGACGGGACCGTGCACCACAGCGAGGTGCTGGCCGCCGACGGTCTGCGCGCTCTGGCCTACGCCGCCACCCAGGGGCGCCCGCTGCCGCCGGACGTCGCGGTCACCCACCCCGCCCACTGGGGACCGGCCGCGATCGACGCGCTGGGCTCGGCCCTGAGCCGGGTGTCCGAATGGTCGAACGCGGTGACCTTGATTCCGGATGCGGCCGCGGCGCTGTTCGCCGCCCGGGCCAACCCCGGCATTCCGGCGCGCGGCACCGTGGCGGTGTGCGACTTCGGCGGCAGCGGCAGCAGCATCACGCTGATGGACGCCGCGGGGGACTACCAACCATTGGCGCCGACGGTGCGCCATCCCGACTTCTCCGGCGATCTGATCGATCAGGCCCTGTTGACGACGGTGCTGGGCAACCTGCCGAGCAGCGAGTCCTTCGACCCGTCCGGCACCTCGGCGATCGGCCCGCTGAACCGGCTGCGCACCGGATGCCGCAACGCCAAGGAGCAGCTCTCGTCCAGCACAGTCGCGACCCTCGGCGAGCAACTGCCGGGGCTGCCCGGCGACGTCCGGATCACCCGAAACGAGCTGGACGACGCGATCCGTCCGGCGCTGACCGCGTTCCTGGCGCTGCTCGACGAAACCTTGGCGCGCAACGGTATTCGCGATCTTGTCGCGTTGGTGTCGGTGGGTGGTGGCGCGCATATTCCGGCGATCACCACGGCGCTGTCGGGGCACCTGCGCGTTCCGGTCGTCACGACGCCGCGCCCGCACCTGGCCCCGGCCATCGGCGCGGCGTTGCGCGCGGCGCGTGGGCCGGGGGAGACCGGCGCGACCCAGTTGACCCCGGCGGCGGCCACGTCGGCGGCAGCGGCGATCGCGGTGGGAGACCGACAGGCGTTGCTGGCGCAGGCCCCGCCGTCGGCGCCCGTCTCCACTGCGATGCCGGCGCTGGCCTGGTCGGAGGCCGACGAGGAGTCGCGTTCCTTCCGTTTCGGCCGGTCCGGGTACACGTCGGCGCGCCCGGCGGTGAGCTTCGAGCAGCCCGACCGGCCGCAGCCCGAGGAAAAGAAAAAGCCGATCATTCCCTGGTATCGGATGCCGTCGATCCTGATCGTCGGTTCGGCTGTGGCGGTGCTGTTGGTGGCCATCGCGTTGGCGATCGGTCTGGCCGACGACAAACCGGCGACCACACCCAATTCGGGCGTGAACACGACTCCCGCGTCCGCACCGCCGGCCGCCAGCCCGCAACCGTCGAGCCAGGCGCCGGTGTCGAGTCAGGCCGCGCCGGCACCGGCGGCACCACCGGCCGAAGCGCCGGCTCCTGCCGCGGTCGACGCCCCACCACCCGCGGATGCACCAGCGCCCGTCGACGCACCGCCGCCCCCGGACGCACCTGCCCCACCTCCAGTCCAGGTGCCACCTGCGCCTCCGGTGCCGCACGTGCCGGCGCCCGCGCCCCGAGTCCCGCCCATCCCGGCGATACCGCCCATTCCGCGCATCCCCGGAATCAGCCTGCCGATACCCGGCTTAGGCGGCCTCTAGCCTCTGGCTCGTCAGCGCTTCTCGCCTTTGTTCTCCTCGGCGGCTACCTTTTTGAGTTCTTCGTTGAGGGCTTTGTCCTTGTCGATCTGTTCCTGGCGGTCCTTGTCGTCTTGCGAACTCTCGCCGGAATTTTCGTTGGCCGGGCCGTCATTGCTCTTCGGGTTACCGTCGTCGTCGAGCCAGTCGTTGACCGCCGTTCCCGAAACCGCGCCACCGGAGCCCGGTAACACCAAGGTGGGCCGCGACTCGTCGTAGGCGACCATCATCTCGGCGGCGGCCTGCTTGTCCTCCTCGGTGGGCTCCGGCTTCTCGGTCGGCTGCCCGTCCGACTTTCGATCCGTCTGCTGGTCGCGGTCCCGATCCGCTGATTTGTCGTCCTGCACGCTCATGTAGCTACCCCCTTGCGAGTTGCAGTTTCGACTGCAACTCGCAACCGCATACCCGCTGCCGTGTCGTGCCGAAACTCGCGCCGCGCCCGGCATAGTGCGGGTGACCAGCGGTCACGGACGCTGATCGACGAAAAGTGTTGTGCCAGAGGCTAGTTAGCGGGCGGATAGCTGACGTGGGTGAGTTTCTCGGAGATCTCCCAGAGGCGTTGGCAGTCAGCGTCATTGCGGGCCGGCGCCGGCGTCTTGGCGACCCGTACCCCGCCACCGGCGAGCCCCATGAAACCGCGTGGCCCATAGAACTCACCGCCTTCGGCTTGCGGCGTGACCGCCGCATACAGCGCCGGCAGAATCCCGTTGTCGATCTCCTGCCAGAGGAACGGCGTGAAACGCCACGACGCCTTGTACAGCCGCTCCATCAGCGCCGGCTTTTCGCGGCCGTACGAGGGTCCGCTGATCTGCAGGTTGGTCTTGGTCAGGCCGGGATGCGCGGCGTTGGAGACGATGCCCCAGCCGGCCGCGCGGCTGCGCTTATCCAGCTCGCGGGCGAACATCAGCACCGCCAGCTTCGACTGGCCGTAGGCCGACATGGCCGCGTAGGACTTTTCGAATTGCAGGTCGTCGAAGTGGATCCTGGCGCCCGTGCCGGCCGCGAGACTGCTCAACGAGACGACGCGGGGCCGCTGGGCGGCGCGCAGTAGCGGCAGCAGATGGCCGGTCAGCGCGAAGTGGCCGAGATGGTTGCTGCCGAACTGCAATTCGAAACCGTCGGCGGTGGTGTCGCGCTCCGGCGGCGTCATGACTCCGGCGTTGTTGATCAAGATGTCGATCGGCCGGCCCTCGGCGTTGAGCTGCTCACCCAGCGCGGCGACCGAGACCAGCGAGGACAGGTCGAGGGATTTGATGGTCAGCTTGGCGTCGGGCACGCTGCGGCGGATGTCGTCGATCGCCGCCTCGCCCTTGGCCCGGTTGCGGATGGCCATCACCACATCGGCGCCGGCCGCGGAAAGCCGTTTGGCCAGCCCGAAACCCAGCCCGCTGTTGGCGCCGGTGATGATCGCCAGCTTCCCGGACAGGTCTGGCACGGTGGCAACAAGGTCGTTGGACATGGCTAACAGTGTGCTCTTTCGCTGGCTCACGGTCACTAGCGGTGACAAACTGCGTGCATGCGAAGCAGGCGGCTGGCAAAGATGTCGCTGGTCGCTGCCGTTGTGGCGATGATTGTGGCGGTCGCCGGCTTCATCATCACTCTGGTGCTCAACGCCTTCTTTCTGGACAAGTACAACGACTACGGCGAGGTGCCGATCCCGGGAGCGGGGAGCCTGTATCTGCCCGCTGGTGAGGTCACCGTCAGCCTGCACACGGTGGTGATCGGCGGGGCCGACGGGGGACTGCCCGTGCCGCCGCTGGGCGTGACCATTACCCCGCCCGACGGGGTGGCGCAGCCGACGATGACCGAAAGTATCGGCAGCACAACGACTGTCAACAACGATGCACACGTGCGAGTGTGGGTGGCGCAGATCCCGGCGGCGGGCACCTACCACGTCACGACCGACGGACAGGTCAACGGCTACATCGCCCCGCGGTTGGCGTTCGGCCACTCGAGTTCCTACGGGTATCTGGTGTGGGTGTTCGTGGCGTTGTTCGTCGTGGGACTCGCCGACTCGATTTTGTCGGGCTGGTGGCTGGCCCGCACCCGGCGTCGGGCGGCCGCCGCGGTGGTTTCGCGCAGCTGGGGGGAACCGGCCATCTCGCTGTCGGGCGCGTACGAACCCACCGACGAGGGCGTCCGGCTGGAGCGACTCAAAACGTTGGCGGCCCTGCGAGATTCCGGAGCCCTCACCGAAGAGGAATTTCAGACCGAGAAGCGGCGGATCCTGGGCGGGCACTGAGCTCCGACACGGCATCCGCGAGCCCAAGATTCGCGACGAGGCGGGCGCTGAGCCCCGACCCGGGGGGCGCGCAGCAGCCGGAGCTCAGTGACCGCGGGCGACCCACTCCTCGTAGTGGACGATCTCGTCACCGATCACGGTGCTGTCGCCGTGACCGGTGTGCACGATGGTCTCGGCGGGCAACTTGCCCAGCCGCTCGGAGATCGAGTGCAGGATCGTCGGGAAATCCGAGTATGACCGCCCCGTTGCGCCGGGACCGCCGGCGAACAGGGTATCGCCGCTGAACACCACACCGAGATCGTGCACATACCAGCACACCGATCCCGGGGAGTGCCCAGGAGTATGCAGCGCGGTGACCTCGGTGCCGTCGATCTTCAATGTGTCGCCGTCGGATACGGCACGAAAGTCGCTGTCCGGGTGCGTCATTCGCCACAAGACCTCGTCCGCGGGATGCAGCAGCACCGGTGCGTCGAGGGCCTTGCCGAGCTCGGGTGCCACCGTGACGTGGTCGTTGTGGCCGTGCGTGCACACCACCGCGACCACGTGGCGACCGCCCACCGCCTCGACGATCGGGCCCACCTGGTGGGCGGCGTCGAACACCACGACGTTGGAGTTGTCTCCGAACAGCCAGATGTTGTTATCGACTTCCCAACTGCCGCCATCGAGTTCGAAGGTGCCGTGCGTGACCACCCGATCGATGTCGACCATCAGAGCATCACTACCGAACGCAATACCTTGCCGCCATGCATCTTCTCGAACGCCTCCTCGATGCCGTCTAGCCCAATCCGCTCCGAGACAAACTTCTCCAGCGGGAGGCGGCCCTGCAAATACAGGTCGATCAGCGTGGGGAAGTCACGTTCGGGCAGGCAGTCGCCGTACCACGACGACTTCAACGAGCCACCGCGAGAAAAGAAGTCGACCAGCGGCATTTCCAGCTTCATGTCCGGTGTCGGCACTCCGACGAGCACCACGGTGCCGGCTAGGTCGCGGGCGTAGAAGGCCTGCCTCCAGGTTTCGGGCCGGCCGACCGCGTCGATCACGACGTCGACCCCGAAGCCTCCGGTCAGGTCCTGAATCGTTTCCACGACGTCGAATTCGCGGGCATTGACAGTGTGGGTCGCCCCGAACTCACGCGCCCATTCCAACTTAGTGTTGTCGGTGTCGACCGCGATGATCCGGCGTGCACCCACCAACGCGGCGCCCGCGATCGCGGCGTCGCCCACACCGCCGCAGCCGATCACGGCCACGGTGTCGTCGCGGGTGATCGCGCCGGTGTTGATCGCGGCGCCGATCCCAGCCATCACCCCGCAGCCCAGCAACCCGGCCACCGCCGGGTCGGCCTCGGAATTGACCTTGGTGCACTGTCCGGCGGCGACCAGCGTCTTGTCGGCGAACGCCCCGATGCCCAACGCCGGGGTGAGTTCGGTGCCGTCGGTCAGCGTCATCTTCTGCGCGGCGTTGAACGTGTCGAAGCACAAGTGCGGCTTGCCGCGTTTGCAGGCTCGGCACTGACCGCACACCGCGCGCCAGTTCAGGATCACGAAGTCGCCCGGCGCAACGGAAGTCACGCCCGGCCCGACGGCCTCGACCGTGCCGGCGGCCTCATGACCGAGCAGGAACGGGTATTCGTCGTTGATGCCGCCCTCGCGGTAAGTGAGGTCGGTATGGCAGACCCCGCAAGCGATGACGTCGACGAGGGCCTCGCCCGGGCCGGGCTCCGGCACCACGATGTCCACCAGCTCGACCGGTTCGCCCTTCTTGCGTGAAATCACACCGCGCACTGTCTGACTCATGCGTTCAAACCTACGGTGTAGCCTCGCAGCCTGTGCGCGCCGGTGACGATTCAACGCGAAGCGATACGGGAGGAGCCGCGCAGGTGAGCGGAGCACCCGACAGTCTGACGGAAACCACCGAGGAATTCACCGGCCGAATGGTCGCGGCCCTCGACGGCGCCAGTCTTGCGCTGCTGCTGAGCATTGGGCACCAGACCGGCCTGCTGGACACGATGGCCGGGCTGGGCGCGGCCACCAGTGCGCAGATCGCCGAGGCCGCGGGTCTCAACGAGCGGTACGTCCGGGAATGGCTCGGCGGCATGACCACCGGGCACGTCGTCGACTACGACCCCGGTGCCGCAACCTACTTGCTGCCGGCCCACCGGGCCAGCGTGTTGACCAGGGCCGCCGGGCCCCACAACCTTGCCGTGGTGGCACAGTTCATGCCGCTGCTCGGTGAGGTCGAGCAAAAGATCATCGACTGCTTCCGCGCGGGTGGCGGCCTTCCCTACAGCGAATATCCGCGCTTCCACGCGCTGATGGCCGAGGAAAGCGGCGCGGTGTACGACTCGTCTCTGGTCGACGTCGTGCTGCCGTTGGTGGACGGCCTCGTCGACCGGATGCGCTCCGGAGTAGACGTTGCGGATTTCGGCTGCGGCAGCGGCCACGCCATCAACGTGATGGCGCAGGCTTTTCCGGCCAGCCGGTTCACCGGCATCGACTTCTCCCAAGAGGCCATCGCGACCGGTGCCCGGGAGGCCGCGGCGCTCGGGCTGTCGAACGCGACCTTCGAAAGCCAGAATCTGACCGAGCTGAATTGGGCGTCGGTGTACGACGTGATCACCGTGTTCGACGCGATCCACGACCAGGCCCAGCCGGCCCGCGTGCTGGAAAACATCTACCGGGCGTTACGGCCGGGCGGGGTGCTGTTGATGGCCGACATCAAGGCATCGAGTCGGCTCGAAGACAACGTCGACGTCCCGATGAGCACCTACCTTTACACGACCTCGCTGATGCACTGCATGACGGTGTCGCTGGCGCTGGACGGGGCGGGACTGGGCACGGTATGGGGCTCCCAGCTGGCCGTCCAGATGCTCGGCGAGGCCGGCTTCGGCGACGTACGGGTGGCCGAGATCGAGTCCGACCCGATCAACAACTACTACATCGCTAGGAAGTGATGGCGGCCCTCGACCTGCTCGCCGATTGGCCTGTCGATAACGCCGCCGCCGCGGTGGTCGGCACCGCGGGAGTGCTGGCGACTTACGGCGACACCGAGCGGGTGTTCGCCCTGGCGTCGGTCACCAAACCTTTGGTGGCCCGCGCCGTGCAGGTCGCGATCGAAGAGGGCGCCGTCGACCTGGAAACCCCAGCCGGCCCGCCCGGCTCCACGGTGCGCCACCTGCTGGCGCATGCGTCGGGCCTGGCCATGGAGTCCGACAAGGTGCAGGCCCAACCCGGCACCCGGCGGATCTATTCGAACTACGGCTTCGGCGTGTTGGCCCACACCGTGGAGCGCGAGTCGGGCATCGAGTTCAGCCGCTACCTCGGCGAGGCGGTGTGCGAGCCGCTGGGCATGGCCGCTACCCGACTGGACGGCGGCGCACAACACGCCGGGTTCGGCGCGAGTTCAACGGTCGCGGACATGGCGGCATTCGCCGGCGACCTGCTGCGTCCGGCGACCGTCTCGCCCGAAACCCACGCCGAGGCGACGACCGTGCAATTTCCCGGTCTGGACG
This Mycobacterium simiae DNA region includes the following protein-coding sequences:
- a CDS encoding MmpS family transport accessory protein; amino-acid sequence: MKKHLAGPSVLLAVGLGFANACGVAYAIPQMPKVRYEVNGPAVAQFIYYQTDTGQLHQVNASLPWSTEFTGFGGQVFALSAQGPGPISCKIFVDGNLVSAATATTGVPARTVCTH
- a CDS encoding NAD(P)H-dependent amine dehydrogenase family protein, coding for MAGHDSKRVVVFGTGFVGKMVIPEIVKHPLFELVGVGVSNPNKVGRDVGEICGLSEKIGLAATDDIDALIALKPDALVHYGPTAMHAKENIALITKFLRAGIDVCSTAMTPWVWPTMHLNPPNWIAPITEACELGESSCFTTGIDPGFANDLFPMTLMGLTSEVRRVRASELLDYTNYEGDYEFEMGIGREPEFKPMLEDRNMLIFAWGATVPMIAHAAGIMLDEITTTWDKWVTPTERNSARGVIKPGHVAAVRFTINGVYQGETRIQLEHVNRIGRDAAPDWPTGHDNDVYRVDIEGTPSIFQETAFRFTDGSGRDAAAAGCLATGLRALNAVPAVNELRPGWVTPLDLPLIAGAGNIR
- a CDS encoding Hsp70 family protein, translated to MADGATPALGLSVGATNFAAVTADHAITRKPVLTLYRDRLPEIGIPAENPRLDRPGLVITNFVDRVGDPVGIVAADGTVHHSEVLAADGLRALAYAATQGRPLPPDVAVTHPAHWGPAAIDALGSALSRVSEWSNAVTLIPDAAAALFAARANPGIPARGTVAVCDFGGSGSSITLMDAAGDYQPLAPTVRHPDFSGDLIDQALLTTVLGNLPSSESFDPSGTSAIGPLNRLRTGCRNAKEQLSSSTVATLGEQLPGLPGDVRITRNELDDAIRPALTAFLALLDETLARNGIRDLVALVSVGGGAHIPAITTALSGHLRVPVVTTPRPHLAPAIGAALRAARGPGETGATQLTPAAATSAAAAIAVGDRQALLAQAPPSAPVSTAMPALAWSEADEESRSFRFGRSGYTSARPAVSFEQPDRPQPEEKKKPIIPWYRMPSILIVGSAVAVLLVAIALAIGLADDKPATTPNSGVNTTPASAPPAASPQPSSQAPVSSQAAPAPAAPPAEAPAPAAVDAPPPADAPAPVDAPPPPDAPAPPPVQVPPAPPVPHVPAPAPRVPPIPAIPPIPRIPGISLPIPGLGGL
- a CDS encoding SDR family oxidoreductase gives rise to the protein MSNDLVATVPDLSGKLAIITGANSGLGFGLAKRLSAAGADVVMAIRNRAKGEAAIDDIRRSVPDAKLTIKSLDLSSLVSVAALGEQLNAEGRPIDILINNAGVMTPPERDTTADGFELQFGSNHLGHFALTGHLLPLLRAAQRPRVVSLSSLAAGTGARIHFDDLQFEKSYAAMSAYGQSKLAVLMFARELDKRSRAAGWGIVSNAAHPGLTKTNLQISGPSYGREKPALMERLYKASWRFTPFLWQEIDNGILPALYAAVTPQAEGGEFYGPRGFMGLAGGGVRVAKTPAPARNDADCQRLWEISEKLTHVSYPPAN
- a CDS encoding SHOCT domain-containing protein; this encodes MRSRRLAKMSLVAAVVAMIVAVAGFIITLVLNAFFLDKYNDYGEVPIPGAGSLYLPAGEVTVSLHTVVIGGADGGLPVPPLGVTITPPDGVAQPTMTESIGSTTTVNNDAHVRVWVAQIPAAGTYHVTTDGQVNGYIAPRLAFGHSSSYGYLVWVFVALFVVGLADSILSGWWLARTRRRAAAAVVSRSWGEPAISLSGAYEPTDEGVRLERLKTLAALRDSGALTEEEFQTEKRRILGGH
- a CDS encoding MBL fold metallo-hydrolase, translated to MVDIDRVVTHGTFELDGGSWEVDNNIWLFGDNSNVVVFDAAHQVGPIVEAVGGRHVVAVVCTHGHNDHVTVAPELGKALDAPVLLHPADEVLWRMTHPDSDFRAVSDGDTLKIDGTEVTALHTPGHSPGSVCWYVHDLGVVFSGDTLFAGGPGATGRSYSDFPTILHSISERLGKLPAETIVHTGHGDSTVIGDEIVHYEEWVARGH
- a CDS encoding S-(hydroxymethyl)mycothiol dehydrogenase, whose protein sequence is MSQTVRGVISRKKGEPVELVDIVVPEPGPGEALVDVIACGVCHTDLTYREGGINDEYPFLLGHEAAGTVEAVGPGVTSVAPGDFVILNWRAVCGQCRACKRGKPHLCFDTFNAAQKMTLTDGTELTPALGIGAFADKTLVAAGQCTKVNSEADPAVAGLLGCGVMAGIGAAINTGAITRDDTVAVIGCGGVGDAAIAGAALVGARRIIAVDTDNTKLEWAREFGATHTVNAREFDVVETIQDLTGGFGVDVVIDAVGRPETWRQAFYARDLAGTVVLVGVPTPDMKLEMPLVDFFSRGGSLKSSWYGDCLPERDFPTLIDLYLQGRLPLEKFVSERIGLDGIEEAFEKMHGGKVLRSVVML
- a CDS encoding class I SAM-dependent methyltransferase — protein: MVAALDGASLALLLSIGHQTGLLDTMAGLGAATSAQIAEAAGLNERYVREWLGGMTTGHVVDYDPGAATYLLPAHRASVLTRAAGPHNLAVVAQFMPLLGEVEQKIIDCFRAGGGLPYSEYPRFHALMAEESGAVYDSSLVDVVLPLVDGLVDRMRSGVDVADFGCGSGHAINVMAQAFPASRFTGIDFSQEAIATGAREAAALGLSNATFESQNLTELNWASVYDVITVFDAIHDQAQPARVLENIYRALRPGGVLLMADIKASSRLEDNVDVPMSTYLYTTSLMHCMTVSLALDGAGLGTVWGSQLAVQMLGEAGFGDVRVAEIESDPINNYYIARK
- a CDS encoding serine hydrolase domain-containing protein, whose product is MAALDLLADWPVDNAAAAVVGTAGVLATYGDTERVFALASVTKPLVARAVQVAIEEGAVDLETPAGPPGSTVRHLLAHASGLAMESDKVQAQPGTRRIYSNYGFGVLAHTVERESGIEFSRYLGEAVCEPLGMAATRLDGGAQHAGFGASSTVADMAAFAGDLLRPATVSPETHAEATTVQFPGLDGVLPGYGMQRPNDWGLGFEIRDSKSPHWTGARNSARTYGHFGQAGGFIWADPDAELVLVALTDRDFGKWAHEPWRAVADAVLLQYIK